A window of the Cicer arietinum cultivar CDC Frontier isolate Library 1 chromosome 6, Cicar.CDCFrontier_v2.0, whole genome shotgun sequence genome harbors these coding sequences:
- the LOC101494710 gene encoding uncharacterized protein: MNTTLSPSPSPTTFASPPRLLSKTNTSFFISNILVPSSSSASTCIQLPTKRGFHSTGFRCNSTFFPGGPPSGDGDSSSKNVLDAFFLGKALAEALNERIESTVGEFLSTVGRLQAEQQRQVQDFQEDVLERAKKAKEKAAREAVEAQGLVYKSAADTEVVESATSNYSTDPVTSVQITDASETYIEPTKGEDSNLSS, translated from the exons atgaacaCTACCCTCTCCCCTTCTCCATCTCCGACAACCTTCGCATCTCCGCCTAGGTTGTTGTCCAAAACCAATACTTCCTTTTTCATTTCCAACATCCTcgttccttcttcttcttccgcATCCACATGCATTCAACTTCCCACTAAAAGGGGTTTTCATTCAACTGGATTTCGCTGCAACAGTACCTTCTTCCCTGGTGGACCCCCCTCTG GTGATGGTGATAGCAGCAGCAAAAATGTTCTAGATGCATTTTTCTTGGGAAAAGCTCTGGCTGAAGCTCTAAATGAGCGAATCGAGTCCACAGTTGGCGAGTTCTTGAGTACAGTTGGAAGACTTCAAGCTGAACAACAAAGACAAGTACAAGACTTTCAG GAAGATGTATTGGAAAGAGCCaaaaaagcaaaagaaaaagCAGCGCGTGAAGCTGTGGAGGCACAGGGACTTGTTTATAAGTCTGCTGCTGATACAGAAGTTGTGGAGTCAGCAACTTCCAATTATTCAACCGACCCAGTTACTTCGGTACAGATTACTGATGCATCTGAAACATACATTGAGCCCACCAAAGGAGAGGATTCCAATTTAAGTTCATAA